One segment of Gammaproteobacteria bacterium DNA contains the following:
- a CDS encoding ATP-grasp domain-containing protein has protein sequence MERHKKPKKNVLVVCTTCRDRRELQTDTFQQHYNIHFQNYDDSILDRILCKCLTNMPQAFVPADDLNHLLDFCKKNAIDGLFSTDDYPGSIYASILAHRLGLPGPTPQSVLTCQHKYYSRIAQKHIVPEATPDFQLIDPQKFSQSTFNLPFPAFIKPVKSYFSIMAEKILDKTQLEKNITQLLPPDLFLQQLNWFLRNYSDFDLSGNYLIAENLLTGWQVTLEGFVYNKQVIIMGIIDSIMYPGTYSFERFVYPSQLPQSAQQSMMEIAKRFILGIDLDNTFFNIEFMYNPEDGTQHIIEVNPRICSQFADLYEKVDGYNSYQALVELALGQRPEIKHRQGKFNIAASFVLRRFNNKLAAKVPTEQDFFTFHHTFPEGRFEMHLQKGQYLDAIMQDGKSYRYGLIHLGASDEQELFAKFEASKKLLPFEFTD, from the coding sequence ATGGAACGACATAAAAAACCCAAAAAAAATGTTTTAGTCGTCTGCACTACTTGTCGTGATCGCCGCGAGCTGCAAACTGACACTTTTCAACAGCACTACAATATCCACTTCCAAAATTATGACGACAGCATTTTGGATCGCATATTGTGCAAATGCCTTACCAATATGCCACAAGCATTTGTACCCGCTGATGATCTCAATCACCTATTAGATTTCTGTAAAAAAAATGCCATCGATGGTTTATTTAGCACGGATGATTATCCTGGCAGCATCTACGCCAGCATCCTTGCCCACCGCCTTGGATTACCCGGACCCACCCCACAAAGTGTACTGACCTGTCAACATAAATATTATAGCCGCATCGCTCAAAAGCACATCGTACCTGAAGCCACCCCTGATTTTCAGTTGATAGATCCACAGAAATTTTCCCAATCAACATTTAATCTACCCTTCCCTGCTTTCATAAAACCCGTCAAATCGTATTTTTCTATCATGGCAGAAAAAATTCTTGATAAAACACAGCTTGAAAAAAACATAACGCAATTATTACCACCGGATTTATTTTTGCAGCAACTCAACTGGTTTTTACGCAATTATTCTGATTTTGATTTAAGCGGGAATTATCTGATAGCAGAAAATCTATTAACCGGATGGCAGGTTACCTTGGAAGGGTTTGTCTATAACAAGCAAGTGATTATCATGGGCATTATAGATTCTATTATGTATCCAGGCACTTATAGTTTTGAACGTTTTGTCTATCCTTCACAATTGCCGCAATCTGCACAACAATCCATGATGGAGATAGCAAAACGCTTTATCTTGGGAATCGATTTGGATAATACATTTTTTAACATCGAATTCATGTACAACCCTGAAGATGGCACGCAACACATTATCGAAGTGAATCCTCGCATTTGCTCTCAGTTTGCCGATTTGTATGAAAAAGTAGATGGTTATAATAGCTATCAAGCATTAGTGGAATTAGCGCTAGGACAAAGACCCGAGATAAAACACCGCCAAGGAAAATTTAATATTGCAGCAAGCTTTGTATTACGCCGCTTTAATAATAAACTAGCCGCCAAAGTACCCACCGAGCAAGATTTTTTTACTTTTCATCACACCTTTCCAGAGGGACGTTTTGAAATGCATTTACAAAAAGGACAGTATTTAGATGCCATTATGCAGGACGGCAAAAGTTATCGTTATGGGTTAATACATTTGGGCGCAAGTGATGAACAGGAATTATTTGCCAAATTTGAAGCAAGTAAAAAACTTTTGCCGTTTGAATTTACGGATTAA